A single region of the Alosa alosa isolate M-15738 ecotype Scorff River chromosome 6, AALO_Geno_1.1, whole genome shotgun sequence genome encodes:
- the chadla gene encoding chondroadherin-like protein translates to MWSSIFGFNQWRVAVLLLLMTVSPSFSGKCLRPCSCDLKKLTVACIGKNLTKVPPTIDEITVKLDLRKNDLQELPRGSFQHTPYLTHLNLQSSNIRSVREGAFRGLGRLVYLNLAHNNIDVLYQESFDGLLSLKQLLIDHNRVEEVQPGAFTQMGSLNLLSLTHNRLVYLPNMAFQGLLNIQWLKLSHNSLNNLATEAFASLFTLTRLSLDHNELQFFPTQTMTRLVEVTHLEMSYNPMIYMGEETVSMAKLTHLYLDHMSLQDLSDGALIHAPLLSHLDLSHNQLRSLEPILGPRELSFLNLTGNPTYCNCHLRPLREWAQVGQVKLLGLCAGPPHLSEEPLEAVDPADLRCRGREGLTKEELEEAEEAGAQLLAPPPKPQKKVGCPDNCECEPEAQHATCEDRGHTKVPQGFLKNTSLLDLRDNHFHNVPSNSFRGLAKVVSLHLDRCKIHEIEAGAFRGMKGLLYLYLMENDLTSLEPDTFTGAPQITYLHLDGNRLTQFLSAATLAPMPSLLELNLEGNAISKLESAGMLSSVKMLRALYLANNTIDSVVAKALDPAPHLDKLHLEGNKLTEVPSKALGNAPLLRELHLSGNPIRWVGPKAFMPIAQSLQRLYLDGTGLAKMSKDSLAGLGSGMLTLSLKGNQLESLPSLSSLTGLQEVNLADNPLLCDCNILLLRKWMDNVSLTVSATCGHPAELHGQSVKDVSVFQTCPEDEPSPSKPPLKAKGAAKAPKKVKPKPSLLKGGKPKMSKANPKPVESPKPSALPKPAKKNKKSKKIMQR, encoded by the exons ATGTGGTCGTCAATATTTGGATTCAACCAATGGCGAGTCGCTGTTTTACTGCTCCTGATGACAGTCTCACCATCGTTTTCGGGAAAATGTTTGCGCCCATGCTCCTGTGACCTGAAGAAACTCACTGTTGCCTGCATCGGCAAAAATCTAACTAAGGTTCCCCCCACAATAGATGAG ATAACTGTGAAGCTGGACCTTAGGAAGAATGACTTGCAAGAGTTACCCAGAGGGTCCTTCCAGCACACGCCCTACCTCACACACCTCAACCTGCAGAGCTCCAACATCCGGTCAGTGCGGGAGGGGGCATTCCGTGGCCTTGGACGCCTTGTCTATCTCAACCTGGCACATAATAACATTGATGTCCTGTACCAG GAGTCCTTTGATGGTCTCTTGTCCCTGAAGCAGCTCCTGATCGACCACAACCGCGTGGAGGAGGTCCAGCCAGGGGCCTTCACCCAGATGGGCTCCCTCAACCtgctctcgctcacacacaacCGGCTGGTCTATTTGCCCAACATGGCCTTCCAGGGCCTACTGAACATCCAGTGGCTGAAACTTAGCCACAACTCCCTGAACAACCTGGCCACAGAGGCCTTCGCCAGCCTCTTTACCCTCACGCGCCTCAGTCTGGACCACAACGAGCTGCAGTTTTTCCCCACACAGACAATGACCAG ACTGGTCGAAGTTACCCACCTGGAGATGAGCTACAACCCAATGATCTATATGGGAGAGGAGACCGTGTCCATGGCTAAACTCACACACCTCTACTTGGACCACATGTCCCTACAGGACCTCTCAGACGGCGCCCTCATTCATGcgcccctcctctcccatctGGACCTCAGCCACAACCAGCTCCGCTCCCTGGAACCCATCTTGGGCCCCAGAGAGCTGTCGTTCCTCAACCTCACGGGCAATCCCACCTACTGCAACTGCCACCTGCGGCCTCTGAGAGAGTGGGCCCAGGTGGGCCAGGTGAAGCTCCTGGGGCTCTGCGCCGGGCCTCCGCACCTCTCGGAGGAGCCTCTGGAGGCGGTGGACCCAGCAGACCTGCGCTGCAGGGGCAGGGAGGGCCTGACCAaagaggagctagaggaggCCGAGGAAGCTGGTGCACAGCTGTTGGCGCCCCCGCCAAAACCCCAGAAGAAGGTCGGCTGTCCAGACAACTGTGAGTGTGAG CCTGAAGCTCAGCACGCCACCTGTGAGGACAGGGGTCACACTAAAGTCCCTCAAGGCTTTCTCAAAAACACCAGCCTGCTGGACCTGAGGGACAACCACTTCCACAACGTCCCCTCCAACAGTTTCCGCGGACTTGCCAAGGTCGTCTCCCTGCACCTGGACCGGTGCAAGATCCATGAGATTGAAGCCGGGGCCTTCCGTGGTATGAAGGGTCTGCTCTACCTCTACCTGATGGAGAACGACCTCACCTCCCTCGAGCCAGACACCTTCACAGGGGCACCGCAGATCACCTACCTCCACCTGGATGGTAACCGGCTGACGCAGTTCCTCTCAGCAGCCACGCTGGCGCCGATGCCCAGCCTGCTGGAGCTGAATCTGGAGGGCAATGCCATCTCGAAGTTGGAGTCGGCCGGCATGCTCTCCTCGGTGAAGATGCTTAGGGCGTTGTACCTGGCCAACAACACCATCGATTCGGTGGTGGCCAAAGCCCTCGACCCGGCGCCACACTTAGACAAGCTGCACTTGGAGGGCAACAAACTGACCGAGGTGCCCAGCAAAGCGCTGGGAAACGCTCCACTCCTTCGAGAGCTCCATCTGTCGGGGAATCCTATACGCTGGGTGGGCCCAAAGGCATTCATGCCTATCGCTCAGAGCCTGCAGCGCCTGTACTTAGATGGCACTGGTCTGGCGAAG ATGTCTAAGGACTCCCTTGCTGGCCTGGGCTCAGGAATGCTCACCTTGTCTCTGAAGGGGAACCAGCTGGAGAGCTTACCCAGCCTGAGCTCCCTCACTGGACTGCAGGAAGTCAACCTGGCCGACAACCCACTGCTCTGTGACTGCAATATCCTACTACTACGCAA GTGGATGGACAATGTCAGCCTGACGGTGTCAGCAACCTGTGGCCATCCAGCTGAGCTGCATGGGCAAAGTGTCAAGGATGTGTCCGTTTTCCAAACGTGCCCAGAAGATGAGCCGAGCCCCTCCAAGCCCCCTTTGAAAGCCAAAGGTGCTGCAAAGGCCCCGAAGAAAGTCAAACCCAAGCCTTCTCTGCTGAAAGGGGGCAAACCGAAGATGTCAAAGGCCAACCCCAAGCCAGTGGAGAGTCCAAAACCGTCAGCACTTCCTAAACCAGCCAAGAAGAACAAGAAGTCCAAAAAGATAATGCAACGATAG